The DNA region TGCGAAATAACCGTTCAAAGCGTTGCTGGGCTTCCTGCTCGGCGCTGAGATCCTTGCTCACGCTGAAAATGCAGTCGGCCTGGTTCCACTTTCCGAACCAGACGCGGGTTTCAACCGGAATTGGTTTTCCCTCCTTGGTCGCCATCGGCAACTGGCAGCTCTGCTCTTCTCCCCGGAACATGGCGGTGAAGGCGGCTTCGGCTTCTTTCATTTCGTTGATGTCCAGGTGGATGCCGAACATTTTCAGAGGTCTGCCATCGGCATGCCATTTTGTGACGCGGCCGTGGTCAAGAATCCAGACCCAGTGACCAGTTTTATGGAGCATGCGAAAACGGCATTCATAGAAAGCCAGTTCCCCGGCAAAATGACGGGCGAGCTGCATCCTGGTCGGTTCCAGATCGTCGGGGTGGATAAGATTCTCCCAGGTTTTAATACTGACCGGGCTGATTTCCGTCAGCGTATAGCCGATGATCTCGGCCCAGCGTTCATTGAATACCGCGGCTCCGCTGATGATATCCCATTCCCAGGTGCCGGCGTTGGTACCTTTGATAACATTGATCAGACGCTCCCGTTCGGTTGCCAGACGGTGTTCGGTGAAAAATTCTTTCCGTCTTTCCTGCTCGCGTCGGTGGCGCAGCATCAGGGCGATGGCGATCGTCAGAATCAGGGTCAGGCTGCAGCCGGTCAGGAAAACGATGGTGGAAGAATTCCAGGCCGAAGCTTCTCTGAAAGCAGAGGGTTCGTTAACGGTCAGAGCCAGGGTTTGATCGCCCACCAGCAAAGGCCTGGTCCAGGTGAATCCTGCGTCCGGTTTCGGCTTTCCTTTCCAGGTGTCGGCCAGTTTTTCGAAGCTGCCGTCCGGGTTGATCAGGGAGATCTCCAGGGGAAAGGCCGGGTTCGGAATGGTTCTCTCGAGAAAGGTCTGCAGTTTCAGAACGGCCACGGCAAAGCCGTTTTCGCCGGCGTCGGCAGCTTTTTCCGGAATTGACTGTAACAGCAGCAGTTCCATGTGCCGGGTATCTTCCTGCCTCAGAGCGGGAGCGGTGATGGCGATCGGTAATCCGGTTGCGGCGGCTTGCCAGAGTCTGAACTCGGTTAGACCCAGGGTTTGCTGTCGAACTTCAAAGGGAGTTTTTTCGGACGCCGCCAGCACCGGAATCCATTGCCAGGTGTAAATTTTCGGGTTGTGAGTAAGATGGAGGGTGAAATCGTTGAAGGCCGTGGGGGTGAGCTGGTCGCTTTTTTGGCAGAATCGGGCCAGTGATTCGAGCTCCGGCCCCCAGACTTGTCGCAGAGCCTGGTTGAGAGGTTCGGTTTTATCGGCCGCCAGTTGGGTGAAGGTCAGATGGTGGTCCCGAGTTTCATGCCAAAACAGCAGCCAGGTGGCGGTGAAGGTTAAAACCAGGCCGATGGCGACCGCCATGGCCGGCTCCAGATGGAACATCCAGGGCGAGGCTTTTGCCGCCAGGCGCCGGCGCTTGGCGAGTAACCGCGCGCCGGAGAACATTATCAGGACAAGCAACAGGTTTTACAGGATCGGAATCCAGGCGGCATGCTGCAGCGATTTGCGCCAGGCGTCGGCGTCAAGGCCGATAACCAGGGATGTGGCCGGTTTGTTCGTGTTGGCCAAGGGGGTCATGGCGGCGATAAAGGAACCCCGGCGATCGCTGAGGGGACCGGTGACCAACTCGGTTTCGCTGAGCAGGCCGTAGCGAAATTCGGGCGGGGCGTCGTCGTAAAGGCTGCCGGCCGGAATCACATTCGGGGCCGTGATAGCTTGGTCATCGATCAGGAAAATGATTTCGCCATCGGCCCGACTGCGCAGCAGATAGATGAAGCGGCAATTCCGGTAGAGATGTTTAAGGGCGGCGAAGTGTTTTTTCAGACGTAGATATTCAGGTTTTACAAGATCGGCCTTGCTGCCGCTCAGGGCGTTTACCAGATTGCTCGGAATGGCCTGGGAGATCTGATCCGCCTGACGCAGAAAATCCTGGCGTAATTGACGGGCTCTTTCCCGTACCGCCCAGCCGGTCATCAGGATTCCGGCCGCAAGCAGAATAATCCCGGCCAGGGCCAGAGGGTAATGTGGTTTTTTGGCCGCGGTTGCCATTGTGTTTGATGCTTAAAGGTTAAAGGTCTTAACGGCGGTGAAAAAGCGCGGTGACAGAGATTGATAATCGGGCGGCGGAGCCTCGCCGGGCTTTGGAGCAGGCGGATTTCCGAAGGCGCTGGGTCGCTACCGGATGTGAACAGGACTGATGGATGACATATTATAATACTTTTGCCTGCGAGTGCAACTAAAAGCGGGTTTGCTTGCCGAGCGGTCATTTTTTTGCCGTGGCCATTGACGGCAAAAGTCAGGTTGTTTATTCGGATAACGGCAGCCGGTAGGACAGGGGCAGGTTATTTCCGCGCCAGCGGCGGCCCGGTGGTCGCGGTATCCGGTGGCGTATAAAGCCCCAGTTTTTTTTCCAGAATATGACGGTAGTTATTTATCCTTTTAACATACATAATGGGTTCGTCGCCGCGGGCATAGCCATGTTTCAGGGCTTTATAATATTTCTCCTGGCGCAGAAGCGGGAGGAATTTTTCCAGGGTGGACCACTGGTTGGGGTTTTCGCCGGCCGCTCGGGCGAGCCTGCGGACATCATGAATATGGCCCATGCCGATGTTGTAGGCCGCCATGGCCACGTTGGCACGCTCATCCTCCCGAAACTCGGCCGGAATCTGGTCAAGCAGGCTTCGCAGGTAGGCTGCGCCGCCGCGAATACTTTCCTCCGCCGCGAGTCGGTTTGTAACTCCCATCTGGTCGGCCGTGGTCAAGGTCAGCATCATGATGCCGCGGACTCCGGTCGGACTCTGAGCCAAAGGATCCCAGTGTGATTCCTGATAGGCCTTGGCGGCCAGCAGAGTCCAGGGAATCCGGTACTCATGGCCGTACCTTTCAAAAAGCGCACGATATCGCGGCAGCCTGGTCTTGATGCGGCGGTTGAAAATTTTTATATCGACGTAATCGAAGATTTCAATATGACCGAAGTGGCGTTCCTTGAGATCTTTAAAACGGTTGCTTTGGACGAAATCCTGCATCCAGTGATTCAGCTTTTTTGCCAGGGCTCGGCGTTTCGGGTTGATAATCCAGGCCAGAGGTTGTTTCTCTCCGATAGTAAAGGCGGCTTCCAGTTCCGGATAATAACGCCGATTGATCGCGAGCAGATTGGAGTCGGCAATGGTGCAATCGAGTTCTTTCCGCCAGATTTTTTCAAGCAGCTGATCGGTATTGTAATCATAGGTCGTTTGCCAGTTCAAGCCAGGCCATTGTTGACTTAACTCACGCAGTTGTTCGGCGGCGCTGCTGCGGGCTGGAATCGACAGGGCATAATTCTGTAGTTCGGCCAGGTTTTGGGGGTGGCGTTCATGCCTGCGATAAACGACCAGCTGGCTTACCATAAAATAGTCGGGACCGAAGACGAAGCGTTTTTCTCTTTCCGGGGTTCGGGTCAGTCCTCCGGCCGCCAGATCCGCCTGCTCGCCGGCCATGCCGGAGAGCAGCTCGCTGGCCGAGCCGGCCACCTTGATTTCCAGTTTGAGCCCCAGGTCTTCCGCGAAAGCTTTGACCAGGTCATACTCGAAGCCGGTTTCACCATCCGGTCCGAGATAATAGGCGGTCGGAATATTGCGGGTCAGGACCGTGAGTCTTCCCGGTTTGCCGGTCAATTCGCCGGAAAGTTTGAATTCCTGAGGAAAATCGCAGCCGCCGAGAAGGGAAAGCGGCAGGATTATCAAAACGGCGACCCAGCCTTTTCGAAAAAGTGCGTTATTCCCCTGATAAAAGCGCGTTTTTCCGATCGGCCCGGTTTGCGGTGCGTGAGTCGTCAGTCCGGAATGCATTTGTGAGTCCGCGTTCTGTTTTTCTCAGGGTAATTCGGCTGCAAACCACCCTCGCTGTTGCTTTGCAGCGCCGCCGAGGACAGCAGCCATGGTTGCAGTTGTTGTTCCCAGAGCTTGTTTTTTGCAGGCGGCCGCAGGGCGGCATGCGCCGGACTGGTGGACGGCAGATCTATCATGGTGATATTTTCCCAGAGGTTTCCGACGCTGCGCGTGCAATAGCGCGTAAAAAGCTGGCGCGCCTTGCGACCGTTGAAAGCCACAGCTGCAAGTTCGGGGTGGCGATGGCGGAAATCATTCAGCCGGTTGGGGCTGGCGTCCTGAGCCCTGATGTGGTGGTCAAGGCTGCCCGGGCGGCGGCAGAGGGCGAGGACATCCCACAGGGAACCTTAAAGTTTCGCAGGGCGGCCAGACGCGCGCTATAGGGGGCGGTTTCCGGGAGTTCCAGCAGTTGATTCATAATCGACCAGAAGGCGTTGCG from Pseudomonadota bacterium includes:
- the mltF gene encoding membrane-bound lytic murein transglycosylase MltF; the protein is MHSGLTTHAPQTGPIGKTRFYQGNNALFRKGWVAVLIILPLSLLGGCDFPQEFKLSGELTGKPGRLTVLTRNIPTAYYLGPDGETGFEYDLVKAFAEDLGLKLEIKVAGSASELLSGMAGEQADLAAGGLTRTPEREKRFVFGPDYFMVSQLVVYRRHERHPQNLAELQNYALSIPARSSAAEQLRELSQQWPGLNWQTTYDYNTDQLLEKIWRKELDCTIADSNLLAINRRYYPELEAAFTIGEKQPLAWIINPKRRALAKKLNHWMQDFVQSNRFKDLKERHFGHIEIFDYVDIKIFNRRIKTRLPRYRALFERYGHEYRIPWTLLAAKAYQESHWDPLAQSPTGVRGIMMLTLTTADQMGVTNRLAAEESIRGGAAYLRSLLDQIPAEFREDERANVAMAAYNIGMGHIHDVRRLARAAGENPNQWSTLEKFLPLLRQEKYYKALKHGYARGDEPIMYVKRINNYRHILEKKLGLYTPPDTATTGPPLARK